One Myxococcaceae bacterium JPH2 genomic window, AAGAAGCCGTACGCGGCGTTGGCGAGGCTCAGCAGCGCGGCCACCCAGAACGGCAGGCGCAGGTCGATTCCGCCCAGGAAGCCGCCCACCGCCGGGCCCACCACGAAGCCCAGGCCGAACGCCGCGCCCAACATGCCGAAGCGCGCGGCGCGCTGCTCGGGCGGCGTGACGTCCGCGACGTAGGCGCTCGCGGTGGGGTAGCTCGCGGCGGTGATGCCGGAGATGAGCCGGCCCACGAACAGCCACCCCAGCGACGGCGCCAGCGCCATCACCACGTAGTCCAGCCCCAGCCCCAGGTTGGACAGCAGGATGACGGGACGCCGACCGAACCGGTCCGACACCGCGCCGAGCACGGGAGAGAACACGAACTGCATCGCCGCCCACGCGAAGCCGAAGACACCGGCCACCTCCGCGGCCTTTCCGACGTCTCCCGCCTCGAAGCGCACCACCAGCTTGGGCAGCACGGGAATCATGATGCCCAGCGCGAGCAGGTCGAGCAGGACGGTGGTGAAGATGAATGCGAAGGCAGCGCGGCTGGGCGGACGGTCGGCGGGCACGGAGCGCGGACTTACTCCCCCCGGCCTCAGTGCACCAGTTGCAGCAGCGCGGGCGCGGTGAGGAACGACAGCGGTATCCCCACTCCCACCATCAGCACCGCCAGCTCGGGGTCCAGGTCATGGTCCGCCGCGAGGATGGCCCCCGTCACCATGGGCGCCATGGCCGCTTGCAGCACCGTGGCCTGCCGCACCAGGAGCGCCACGCCGGGCACCAGCGCCAGCGCCACCAGGATGACCCCCGGGGCGAGGACGAGCTTGTACGAGAGCCCCAGCGCCAGCGCGGGCAGACGCTGGCGCACGCCTCGGAGCTGCAGCTGGAAACCCACCGCGAAGAGCGCGAGCGGCGTCAGCAAATCCCCCAGCCGCTGGAGCACCGCGTCCAACCAGCCCGGATATGCCAGGGGCCGCAAGAGCAGCGCCACCACCAGCGACGCGAAGGGCGGGAACGTCACCACGCGAACGAGCAGCGCGCGCCACGTCAGCTCCGAGCGCGCGCTGGCCCGCGCCGCCGTGGCCGTGGCCAGCGTGGCCAGCACCAGGAACGTGCCGAGCTGATCCGCCACCACCGCCACCGCCAGACCGGGAGGCCCCAGCAGGGCCTCGGCCATGGGGAGACCCACGAACGCC contains:
- a CDS encoding AEC family transporter, which translates into the protein MGQVIGLLGVCLVLGVLARRSGRFPAQTAGAFNSFLLNVSLPALVLRAVHRLEFDPGLMAAALAPWGVFLGAGPFFRALGGRLGLSRASVAALVLTAGLGNTAFVGLPMAEALLGPPGLAVAVVADQLGTFLVLATLATATAARASARSELTWRALLVRVVTFPPFASLVVALLLRPLAYPGWLDAVLQRLGDLLTPLALFAVGFQLQLRGVRQRLPALALGLSYKLVLAPGVILVALALVPGVALLVRQATVLQAAMAPMVTGAILAADHDLDPELAVLMVGVGIPLSFLTAPALLQLVH